aagagttttaacaacaatggacaacaacacagagaacacagttcgtacttgctgagtctgttgcttatttggagcccaaatgcccaaatggctaacagacactcaacttctctatgggaccaacgtgaaccaacagttgaaccgcttgacgccatgtttaccgtttaatgggaaagaaggctcgtcgcctttattatgtccatggtcgtcgcatggactatacgtcatccagctcaggttgcgtagccgtgcgtgtcggctcattagcatctgtaccgtagcagcacacctctccctagtggccaagttggcctggcctggctagactggccacactcacactggcagatttgagcacggttaggtgtgaaaacggccacggcgtctgccagatggcctagtgtgagtgcaccctaagcgACCAATGTCTGCAATATCAATCATTAGTCACAATACTGAACTGAATTTTTCATCTTGGAAATACTCCCACTACTTCTGGGTTGTTTAACTGAAGGGTGCTGCAGGGACCTGAAGGGCAACAAATCATATTTCTGACAGTTTTACAACATTTATTAAAAAGCCCAAGTCTCTTGTTAGCTAGTGAATAATAGCATCCCCTTTTAATTATTTCCAACCAAACTGAAAGTACTGCTGTGTAGAGAAAAGCTGCCCCACTTTAAGATGTTACGAGTGACCTTTTAATTattcaaacacattttcctgTTTCCTATAAGTTGTATTAGCTGAGTTCTGCATGCaacgctcaactattgttcgtcataagttttattctttcttcttTATTCTCTTTGGGacttatctccttcctcaaattTTCACctagaatagcttggaatcgagcgcttcttttcagattttaaaatatgatattttcTTAACATGGGTGTTaatgggaggacggcagagCCGTACTTTCAACTGTTACTGGTactcaactgtttaagacgtaactaaatcaattttccaCCGTTTATCtttgttcaaaccatttaacaaatctacacatttgtatcttcaataatatctaaacagaatttcgatatcctTTAAagtttcttcagaatcacagttttagtttcaaaccgtcatattctacagttcagattcttcagttcaattcattttacatttctgcatttttagcaatgctttgcgcttttcattcagcggtaactttgtttccaaccatttactttttcttaagtttacattgtttaattaatttagaCTTTAAcgtttgttcaaatcccttcacttgatttaagccatttaacgtttctttgtcttaatctatgtggctttattaaaaaatattttcaacctcactttgtactacagcactcactgcatttttttgtttgtattggtATTCTTTCATGTGTGTTCCAGGCGGATGCTGCTGGAACCGGTTCCTCAGGAGTTCTACGTGTGTTTCCATGACTCTGTTCCCGAGGTTCCCGTGGAGCTGGCCTTCAGGCTGTCCTTTGGCCTGGCTCTGTGAGGCCGTCCACCAGCAGGGCGCTTCATGCACAGACTCCCACACTCAGGATTCAAAACAAGGGCTTCTGGGCTCATGCTGCCGGACGGAAACAcaagatgcacacacaacaaGGAGGTGTGCGCGTTTTTATCCTTCTGCTCCTGCTGCCTTTCAAGGAACTGTTGCTTCTTCAAACAAATACCTCAGAAACCAAGGTGTTCATTTTAATAAAGGAAGTCTTGAAAGGAGAAGTGGCCTGTACAGGCACTACTGACTAGTGCCATCAGTAATTGACTGAAAAAAAGTATCCATGAATTGTCTCAGAAAACAATTTGTTATTTAAGATGTACAGTATTTGTTTTTGTACGGTAATCGCACTTTATAACAATGTACATTTCTTAGAGAATTAAAGTAAGTGATTCCTTTTGCTTTGTAAGCCATGTGTCACGATCATGTTGAATAATTACAATTACATCGgttataattaaaataataaaaaaagagttAACAGGGGAAgaggtttaaaaataaaaccacaGGCAGCGTCTTTCGATATATAAATGTTCCGGTAATTCAGTTAAATTCACTCTCTGATTTCGTTGTAACAAAATAATGCCACCAATGGGGGGGAAAAAACCTGATCGGACACAGCATACACACGTTACAAATACTTTActtataaaatgaaaaaatgatgCAAATCCAGTCCTGTTTTCATGGAGTTCTGTCCCTTGAGGGCCGCCTTACTTGACATTCTAGTGCCTTGCTCGACGGCCGGGCCTCATGCGGCGGTCTGCACCAGCGCCAGGTTCTTCTTGTAGCACGCCAGACTACACAGCGGCACGCCGGTCGTGGAGCAGCAGTACCTCTTGAGATTGTCGCACCCCGTCACCCCGCAGGGCGCCGGCggagccgggggcggggccgccgccgccatgggCGGAGCCACACCCACTGGGAAGGAGATGGCCACGCCCCCGGCGGCAGAGTCGCTGTAGCGCACCATGGGGCACTGGGCCTGCTTGAACTTCCTCTCCCGCATGCTCTTGATCTTGGCCTTGCTGGTCTTGGTCAGCCTCTCGATGGTCTGGTTCTTGCTGTCCTCCGCCTTCTTGGCGGCCTGCAGGCGCCGCTTGCGGGCACGCTCCTCCCGCTTCTGCATCATTTCGGccgtcatctccttctccttgtaGCCCATGGGCAGCTCCAGCAGGGGCTGGCTCTGCTGCTTGTGGAGCAAGGCTTtctgtggagagagggagagacgagtTCAGTCATAGCGGCCGTGACCCTCGTTTACCTCTGGTGCTTCTGGTGTCTCTCGTCCATAAAGCCAAACATTGAGAGTGGAGTTTGTAATGGCTTATCGTTTGTTTGAAGCAACCAACAGTGAATTTTGGATGCATGCTCTTAACGAGCAGGTAGGAGTTGGCCTCACGCTCTAGGATGCCTAACGGGTAGGGTTGGACACATCAGGGTTCGATCCCAGAACCTTTCGGCTTAGAGTCCGGCCACTAAACACTCCTCCCCCGCTGTAACCCCCAATTGTGATAGTGGTTGAGTCGTGCACCTGTCGGGCGGTGAGCAGGGACTCGTCGATCTCCTTCTTCAGCTCTCCGTTGTCGTCCAGCTCTCCTTTCTCCAGGGCGTCAAGCCACCGCTCCTCCTCGTCTACCGGGACCGCGGGCAGCGAGTCCGAGTCCACGTCCGGCATCGGGGAGGTAGCCACGTTGCTGTCCTCAtcttggggggaggaggggaggggagatggggaagagggggagagaaatcaGCATATCTATCAACACCATTGGATGTAAGAATCACGAGAGAAGCAACGTGTAGCATTTCTTTCTCACCATGTGTCTTTGAAGAGGGATTGGGACCTACTGTCCATATTAGTGGGATGAGGATGAAAAGATTTAAAACTTCATTTTCTGCAATCCATGAGCATTAAGGACTGATATTGATCATTGGCTTTAACACAGGGTGTACGATGTATTCCCTGATTTAAAATATGATCACCCAAACCTTACAAAAAACAGTTTATTTAAGCATGTCCTGGACTGCCAAAGCCCATCAGGGTGTCAACGAAAGGAAGCCATCGCAGGCGGACTCACCTAACCAGGCCCGGTACTGCTCCAGAGGCACGGACGGCTCttcgtcatcatcgtcgtcgtcgtcgtcgtcgtcgtcgtcgtcgtcgtcatagTCATTGTGTTTATTGACGATCATCAACGGTGAGGGGGGACAGGCGACGCCAGGGTGCACGGTGAAGGTCGGCACACTGCCGCAGACAACGACAACAAACGTTGAGCGGGAACTAGTACTATCCGGAGCCTCACCGAAATACACTGAGCGGTACACGTTTAAGACTCTGGATGGGCAATCACTAATACAAATATGCAATTCATTAGCACAATATTCCCATTCTGGAAACTATTGGAATGTAGCACTTGAAATGTTACAGTCTAGGAACACACTAAGCATCAACAAATgtattatatttttataaaatgaTTTTCGATAAAGATGCTGAGGGTGGCCTTTATGTGCGTCGTAGAGGGGCTCATCGTTACCTCTTAGTGCCCAGTGTCTGGCCCCCCAGTTTGATCTTGAGCCGTAgctgtggtggcggtgggggtctGGGCATGGGcatggggtggtgggggtgggggtgtttcTCCAAGGGCTCGGGGAAGGTGTGGCCCCCGCTGGCGTCGTCACGGTGATGCTTCTTCTTATGcttcttgtgttttttgtgtttcctCTTGTGGAGCGCATGCAGTCCACCTTCGGCTGCTGAGCACAGAGAGAAAATGGGGGTCACATTAAAGAACATTGAAATTGTACTTTGAAAGTGTACAATATAGGGCTACAGAATGCATGTTCATGCAGCTGTACTCAAGTGCCATTCTGTTTTAATCAGAGATATATTGTATTAACGGAAAATGTATTAACCTCTTCATAAATTCCGCCATTCATTGGCTCTGTATGCAGTCTAGCACTGACTAGTTTGCAGTAGTATCTTCACGATATAGAGAGTACCCATTTTGTTTGTAGAAGCAATCCAAATCGTTAATGTTTACCATATCATAACCGAACAAGGTCATCCATGACGCATATACTTACCAAGGAACCTGGGGTGGATCATGTCTTTCCTTTTCCCCATTTAACACTTGGGAGTGTGCAAAGGGCTTCAGCTGGTCAGTGATACATCTCAGCAGATATCCCTCGTTAAGTAAATGTCTTCCTCCAACAGGTCTTCTTCAGGTAATGTACGGTGATTCTATTCTATAATCAGCCTTGCCCACTGTAGCAAGTCTCCCTGCTTTTTGACTTTCACACTTTGGCGTGGATGTCGACTCTGGTGCACATCCTAGTTTATAGTTAACGATAGCGTCCACGAATTAGAAAACGAAACGCTGTCGGTTACCTATTGTAGCTAAACATCAGATTACCTTAAAGTAAAGCTTCCTATTACACAGCGAAGTAAACCATAAGCAGGTGAACGGCATTATTGTGAAGTATCTTGAGCGCTAACTGGTTATCAACACTGGgtattcttcttcttccttgtTTCCGAAGCGACCCTAACCGCTGCCCTCTAGCGGAGAATATCAGTGTCAGTAAATGAATCCAAATATTTGATTGGTTGTTCGGTAAGTTATGGGTTATCATTGGCATGCCAAAAGATTAGATCTGTATCGCTCTATATCATCCATCGAAGAAGGGAAATGCTTTGTTGTACTGTACATCAATAGGAACGCTATATAGCATCAGATTAAAAACTATAAAATCTCCGGAAATGCAGTTTCTGGAGTGGCCACGCCgcggtgtggtgtgtggttgaCTCATGATCACGTAGAGCAAGTGACCAACAATCCGCTGAGCATAGTGCCCTGCCCAGTGCCCATACGGAAGGTCAGTCATGTAAACAGGTCGTTACGGAGTAATTTGTTCTCAAATCGTAGTTTCCTTTGATTAATGCTACCATTCCAGGGTGGATACTGTGCCAACTTGTTTTGATACAGTGACCTGTATCAATCCAGAGAGGCAGTGAATTAACACGTTGTCAATTCGCCGGTATTTTCACAGTTTCATAATTACCACATGGTGTCAAATCATCATTATTAATAAAATAGTTTGCATGAAAGTTTCCATTTCCATTCCATTTTTAGGAACAACAATGAATTACTCCCGGTTTCTGACAGCAGTCAGCGCTGCTAGGAAGCCCTCACCGATCCGATTGCTCAGTAAGTTTGGAAGTTGCATTCAAGAAGAAAAACCCTTGTTTGTATTAAGTGACTGCGCACTTTATAATATGCCTTCTAAATAATTTACTCAGAAGGGCAGAAATGCATGCAATGTGCACTTAACCCCTTAACGTGGTAAACCTGTTGCATCATTAAACATCCGAATATACTTCTACTGCACACCTGCATATGCATTATTATCCCAATATCTCATATTTTAGGTATTGCATCACAATATAATATTGTATTTCGTCTCACATGccacttctcctcccccccttcctcaagCCGAGATCCAGCAGCGCTCGCCCCCTTCAACGATCTCATTGGCCGGTGGAGCCCCCAACCCCAACACCTTCCCCTTCCGCTCGGCCTCCTTCACCATGAACGACGGCTCCACTTTTTCCTTCGACGAGTCGCTGATGAAGAGGGCCTTGCAGTATTCGGCCTCAAGCGggtaaccccccccacacacacacacacacacacacacacacacacacacacacacacacacacacacacacacacacacacacacacacacacacacacacacacacacacacacacacacacacacacacacacacacacacacacactttcaaaggCCACAGgcagcctctccccccccccccccctttctccagGCAtaccttgagcaagatgcctatcTATTGCCTAACTACCATTAATAACATGCATCTGGAAAAATAAATTCACCGTTAGTtgctttgtaaaaaataaaagtaaatgaaagaATCATTGATTAATAAGATTCATTGAAAGATGGATTGATTATGCGGAAACTGAATTTGAACACTATAGATAAATTGATCTCTATTTCTCGAATACGTTGACATAAAAGGTAGTTTATGCGTTCATTCCACAATAACAGGCTATATTTTATATGATGACCTCATTGGAATGTCTTCCAAGCACGCTTTCTATTGTGAATGAAATCCCAATGGATCAATGTCCTTATCTCCATGATCCCTCCTTCGCATCCGGTTGGACCTGGAAATGGGTCCTGTCCAATCACGGCAGGGTGAATGTTGTGTGAATTGGTTGGACGGTTTGCATTTAAACTTGGTCTCGCACAGTTCCGGCACTTACTGTGTCTCAGGCACTCTGTCACGCAACACCTTTTCAGTTTGTTTGACCAGGCCTGAGGCATCGTACAATGCATGTCCTGCTCAACTCGGTACCCATGACAACCACTAACGTATAGATCAGTATACTCGGGATTATCCGGACACCTTAACGTTT
This is a stretch of genomic DNA from Gadus chalcogrammus isolate NIFS_2021 chromosome 17, NIFS_Gcha_1.0, whole genome shotgun sequence. It encodes these proteins:
- the ino80b gene encoding INO80 complex subunit B isoform X4, producing the protein MGKRKDMIHPRFLAAEGGLHALHKRKHKKHKKHKKKHHRDDASGGHTFPEPLEKHPHPHHPMPMPRPPPPPQLRLKIKLGGQTLGTKSVPTFTVHPGVACPPSPLMIVNKHNDYDDDDDDDDDDDDDDDEEPSVPLEQYRAWLDEDSNVATSPMPDVDSDSLPAVPVDEEERWLDALEKGELDDNGELKKEIDESLLTARQKALLHKQQSQPLLELPMGYKEKEMTAEMMQKREERARKRRLQAAKKAEDSKNQTIERLTKTSKAKIKSMRERKFKQAQCPMVRYSDSAAGGVAISFPVGVAPPMAAAAPPPAPPAPCGVTGCDNLKRYCCSTTGVPLCSLACYKKNLALVQTAA
- the ino80b gene encoding INO80 complex subunit B isoform X3 gives rise to the protein MGKRKDMIHPRFLAAEGGLHALHKRKHKKHKKHKKKHHRDDASGGHTFPEPLEKHPHPHHPMPMPRPPPPPQLRLKIKLGGQTLGTKSVPTFTVHPGVACPPSPLMIVNKHNDYDDDDDDDDDDDDDDDEEPSVPLEQYRAWLVGPNPSSKTHDEDSNVATSPMPDVDSDSLPAVPVDEEERWLDALEKGELDDNGELKKEIDESLLTARQKALLHKQQSQPLLELPMGYKEKEMTAEMMQKREERARKRRLQAAKKAEDSKNQTIERLTKTSKAKIKSMRERKFKQAQCPMVRYSDSAAGGVAISFPVGVAPPMAAAAPPPAPPAPCGVTGCDNLKRYCCSTTGVPLCSLACYKKNLALVQTAA
- the ino80b gene encoding INO80 complex subunit B isoform X1, with the protein product MGKRKDMIHPRFLAAEGGLHALHKRKHKKHKKHKKKHHRDDASGGHTFPEPLEKHPHPHHPMPMPRPPPPPQLRLKIKLGGQTLGTKSVPTFTVHPGVACPPSPLMIVNKHNDYDDDDDDDDDDDDDDDEEPSVPLEQYRAWLGPNPSSKTHDEDSNVATSPMPDVDSDSLPAVPVDEEERWLDALEKGELDDNGELKKEIDESLLTARQKALLHKQQSQPLLELPMGYKEKEMTAEMMQKREERARKRRLQAAKKAEDSKNQTIERLTKTSKAKIKSMRERKFKQAQCPMVRYSDSAAGGVAISFPVGVAPPMAAAAPPPAPPAPCGVTGCDNLKRYCCSTTGVPLCSLACYKKNLALVQTAA
- the ino80b gene encoding INO80 complex subunit B isoform X2, with protein sequence MGKRKDMIHPRFLAEGGLHALHKRKHKKHKKHKKKHHRDDASGGHTFPEPLEKHPHPHHPMPMPRPPPPPQLRLKIKLGGQTLGTKSVPTFTVHPGVACPPSPLMIVNKHNDYDDDDDDDDDDDDDDDEEPSVPLEQYRAWLVGPNPSSKTHDEDSNVATSPMPDVDSDSLPAVPVDEEERWLDALEKGELDDNGELKKEIDESLLTARQKALLHKQQSQPLLELPMGYKEKEMTAEMMQKREERARKRRLQAAKKAEDSKNQTIERLTKTSKAKIKSMRERKFKQAQCPMVRYSDSAAGGVAISFPVGVAPPMAAAAPPPAPPAPCGVTGCDNLKRYCCSTTGVPLCSLACYKKNLALVQTAA